Proteins encoded within one genomic window of Cyprinus carpio isolate SPL01 chromosome B22, ASM1834038v1, whole genome shotgun sequence:
- the LOC122141461 gene encoding uncharacterized protein LOC122141461 — protein sequence MKKQKDKKKVAKERILTQLKDTLRKPLHSTPCRTNPLHSEEEVESEMVDTNVDLFNYPGNSQSTRQKKVGKERVLTQLKDTLRKPLHSDPRRTNPLHSEEEVQAETVDTNVDLFDYPENFQPTDTLDAAEASGESVEQPLFVSGEVLKALKEIPTLVQCVKELISSMNRGMDTASTSSGSSSSAQEMTLSYLSFRARHSTQYFNLLIKVE from the exons ATGAAAAAGCAAAA agacaaaaaaaaagttgcaaaagagAGGATCCTCACTCAGTTGAAGGATACACTGAGGAAaccactccactccactccatGCAGAACCAATCCATTACATAGTGAGGAGGAAGTTGAATCCGAAATGGTGGACACAAATGTGGATTTGTTCAATTACCCAGGGAATTCTCAATCAACC AGACAAAAAAAGGTTGGAAAGGAGAGGGTCCTCACTCAGCTGAAGGATACACTGAGGAAACCACTCCACTCTGATCCACGCAGAACCAACCCGTTACATAGTGAGGAGGAAGTTCAAGCCGAAACCGTGGACACAAATGTGGATTTGTTCGATTACCCAGAGAATTTTCAACCAACC gaTACCTTAGATGCTGCTGAGGCAAGTGGAGAGAGCGTGGAACAGCCATTATTTGTCAGTGGTGAAGTGTTGAAAGCTTTGAAAG aaattccCACCTTAGTGCAGTGTGTCAAGGAACTAATATCCTCAATGAACAGAGGGATGGATACAGCAAGCACAAGCTCAGGGTCCTCCAGCTCAGCCCAAGAGATG ACACTGTCATATCTGAGTTTCCGGGCACGTCACAGTACTCAGTATTTCAACCTTTTAATCAAAGTtgaataa